The window TCGGCGATCACGGCACCGGTCGCCTGGTCGACGAGGCGCAACTTCACCAGCACCCGCGAACTGCCCGCGAATGCGCCAGCCCACACCCGCGCACCACCGCTGATGAAGCGGATCTTGTCGATGCGGGGCTCGATCACCAGCGTGCGCAGCGGGTCATGCCGCGCGGGCTTGGCATTCTGCTCGGCAACCCATGCGCCCACACGCTCGTCGAAGTTGCGCTGGAACGAGGCCAGCGCGGTCTCGTTGATCTCCTGGCCTGCATACACGCCGGTCAGCACCGCGGGTTTCACCTCGTAGCGGTCGAACCCCGACAGCAGTTCGGCAGGCGCAGGATTGGTCTTGCCTGCGGGCCTGATCTCGTCCTTGTCCTTGGCGAATGCCAGCGCGCACAACGTCGACAGCATGACCACGGCCAGGCACTTCCAGATGCGCATCTGCATTCTCCTGTTCTCCGCGGCGGCTGCCGCGCGGCGACGATATCAGACCCTCTTGTGGTTCAACCGCATTCCGCGCGGAAGCGACGCTGCAGGAAAGCCTCCATCTTCGGGAATTCATCCAGCGGCTCCGAATGTCCACCCTGAACCACCAGGTGCTCGAACGGATGGCGGAATCCGCTGGCCTTCAGCCGCTGCATCATCGCGTCGGCCATTTCGCGCGAGGGCCACATCTCGTCCTGCGCGGCGGACACGAACTGCACCGGGCCGTTGATCTTCTCCACCGCGATGGCCGCGCGTTGCATTGCTGGCTCGTCGCGCATGATCGTCTCGAATGCGCCACGCAAATTGCCGATCAGCAGGTCCGGTGTTGCGCCCCACGTCATCGGAACGAACGGTAGCGGCTTGTCGTGGTGCGAGAAGCCCGGCGTGGTCATCGCATCGGTCAGCGCCGGGAACACCGCGCTGCCGGGCACGATCGCGACCACCGCATCGATATCGGGATAGTGGCTGGCCAGCAACAACGCGAGTTCGCCACCGCGCGAACCGCCGATGATCGCGATGCAGCGGCCATCCACGCGTGGATCCTTCGCCGCTTGCATGATCGCCGCATGCACGCCATCCAGCGAAATGCGATCGAGCTTCTCCGGCGAATTCGGTGTGCCGAAATAGCCCAGCGCCAGCATCGCGTAACCCTGGTCGAGGAAGCGCTCGCGCTGCGGCTTCCAGCGGTCGCTGGCCCAGGCATTGCCACCCTCGCTGCCGCCCAGGCCGACGATCAGCGGATGCTTGCCGCCCTCGCGCGCGAACAGTTCGACATCGACCTGCCCGTGCCGTGGCGGCAACGTCTTGGTGTCGAAGCTTTCCACCACCCACCACATGTACACGGCGAGCAGCGCCACCAACCCGACCGCGATGCCCAATGTCCATCTGACGAACCGCACTCCCTTGCCCGTTGCCTTGCTCATTCCGGTCTGCTCCAGTGGAAAACGTCTTCGATGCGCACGCCGAGCGCGTCGGCGATGCGGAAACCGAGCTCGAGCGATGGCGCGTAACGCCCCGCTTCCAGCGCGATGATGGTTTGCCGGGTGACGCTGCATGCATCCGCCAATGCCTGCTGGGTCATCTCGCCGCGGGCGAAACGCAGGCGGCGGATTTCGTTGCTGATGGTGGTACGGGTCATGCCGCCGCGCGCCGATCCCGCCAATACAGCAACGCCGCGATGAGCTGGTCGAACCACAGGCCCCATAGCAGGGTCAGCATCAGCATCTGGGCGATGAAGGGGTAGCTGAATTCGCGCAAGCGGTCGGTATCGCTGA of the Thermomonas carbonis genome contains:
- a CDS encoding acyl-CoA thioester hydrolase/BAAT C-terminal domain-containing protein, with the translated sequence MSKATGKGVRFVRWTLGIAVGLVALLAVYMWWVVESFDTKTLPPRHGQVDVELFAREGGKHPLIVGLGGSEGGNAWASDRWKPQRERFLDQGYAMLALGYFGTPNSPEKLDRISLDGVHAAIMQAAKDPRVDGRCIAIIGGSRGGELALLLASHYPDIDAVVAIVPGSAVFPALTDAMTTPGFSHHDKPLPFVPMTWGATPDLLIGNLRGAFETIMRDEPAMQRAAIAVEKINGPVQFVSAAQDEMWPSREMADAMMQRLKASGFRHPFEHLVVQGGHSEPLDEFPKMEAFLQRRFRAECG
- a CDS encoding helix-turn-helix transcriptional regulator, coding for MTRTTISNEIRRLRFARGEMTQQALADACSVTRQTIIALEAGRYAPSLELGFRIADALGVRIEDVFHWSRPE